A genomic segment from Cumulibacter soli encodes:
- a CDS encoding RHS repeat protein translates to MTDAAGNEWTWDYDLAGNEVSVDDPTAGSPRRGVADELEYHHPRIGPGQ, encoded by the coding sequence ATGACCGACGCTGCCGGCAATGAATGGACTTGGGACTACGACCTGGCCGGTAACGAGGTCAGCGTCGATGACCCGACAGCGGGCTCACCACGCCGCGGGGTTGCCGACGAGCTCGAGTATCACCATCCCCGAATCGGACCTGGCCAGTGA
- a CDS encoding glycosyltransferase family 2 protein — MSTVSIIVPVYRGTAAARRCVLSIARQTRPVDELVLVDDRGRDGAFEAAVQEARMHGVRCIEVRQESNRGVSAARNSGLAAASGEFVGFVDADDAIEPDFVAELSQLLAQYDVNLAVCGSVRVSTDGRRAKDIEDVGFPLVLSGQAYARKLLTDDAKGYVCNKLFRRTSLGAAPFAEGRVYEDFPVVLAIALESERVAFSPRPMYLYTLADGSVSRRFGPHVGDLDSQLVDVRRIVGERSGLDAELRAHRVGGVVLPMANMAWRARHDPEVATDDRLAVDLITRARRLLRVSDMPMLALNGHRRLALAAGMLKASPALYGRVLRYR, encoded by the coding sequence ATGAGTACCGTCTCGATCATTGTCCCGGTGTATCGGGGCACAGCTGCGGCGCGTCGATGCGTCCTCTCGATCGCCCGCCAAACCCGGCCGGTCGACGAACTGGTGCTGGTTGATGATCGCGGCCGCGACGGCGCGTTCGAGGCAGCGGTGCAGGAAGCTCGTATGCATGGGGTTCGGTGCATAGAAGTCAGACAAGAAAGCAATCGCGGCGTTTCTGCCGCTCGCAATTCCGGGCTCGCCGCGGCATCCGGCGAGTTCGTCGGCTTTGTCGACGCAGACGACGCGATTGAGCCTGACTTCGTTGCTGAACTGAGCCAGCTGCTCGCGCAGTACGACGTGAATCTCGCCGTCTGTGGCAGCGTGCGGGTGAGTACCGATGGGCGACGCGCTAAGGACATCGAAGATGTCGGCTTTCCGCTCGTTCTGTCTGGGCAGGCGTACGCCCGCAAACTGCTCACCGACGATGCGAAGGGCTACGTGTGCAACAAACTGTTCCGGCGCACCTCCCTCGGTGCCGCGCCGTTCGCCGAGGGCAGGGTGTACGAAGACTTTCCCGTCGTACTAGCGATCGCGCTGGAATCCGAGCGCGTGGCGTTTAGTCCGCGACCGATGTATCTCTACACGCTGGCCGACGGGAGTGTCTCGCGGCGATTCGGCCCGCACGTAGGCGATCTGGATAGCCAACTGGTCGACGTGCGCCGCATCGTGGGCGAGCGCTCCGGACTCGACGCCGAGCTGCGGGCTCATCGCGTCGGCGGTGTCGTGTTGCCGATGGCCAACATGGCGTGGCGGGCTCGGCATGACCCTGAAGTGGCCACCGACGATCGGCTCGCGGTAGACCTGATCACCCGTGCTCGGAGATTGCTGCGCGTGTCCGATATGCCGATGCTGGCGTTGAATGGTCATCGACGATTGGCTCTGGCGGCGGGGATGCTGAAGGCCTCTCCTGCGCTGTATGGGCGCGTATTGAGATACCGATGA
- a CDS encoding glycoside hydrolase family 16 protein translates to MTRRSPVSIAMTMCAVLLGAGCTVAGTEASPEAEPTWSQEFNGPAGSSPDSDVWMSMDLAGGWGNNELQAYTPRPENVRLDGEGNLVITARQEQYVDPQGNTAEYTSARLETVEAFQYGTFEARMNVPAGQGLWSAFWLLGKGHWDVGWPKVGEIDIVEILGEADHANSTTHGFAEGSGHWQNGAAHSGEYGGTWHTYSATWTPEEIRFYVDGTEHHTVAKADLKPGEEWPFENPQHVIVNLAVGGDWPGSPDESTSFPAELLIDYIRIHDSTIMQRD, encoded by the coding sequence ATGACACGACGGAGTCCCGTCTCTATCGCGATGACGATGTGCGCCGTACTGCTCGGCGCTGGGTGCACCGTTGCCGGTACCGAAGCGAGTCCGGAAGCCGAGCCCACCTGGAGCCAGGAATTCAACGGCCCGGCCGGATCGTCCCCAGACAGTGACGTCTGGATGTCGATGGATCTCGCCGGCGGGTGGGGCAATAACGAGCTGCAGGCTTACACACCGCGGCCTGAGAACGTGCGTCTCGATGGGGAGGGCAACCTGGTTATCACCGCCCGTCAGGAGCAGTACGTCGATCCGCAAGGCAATACCGCGGAATACACCTCTGCGCGGCTGGAGACGGTCGAAGCGTTTCAGTATGGAACCTTCGAGGCCCGGATGAATGTCCCGGCAGGCCAGGGATTGTGGTCAGCGTTCTGGCTGTTAGGTAAGGGCCACTGGGACGTTGGCTGGCCAAAGGTTGGCGAGATCGACATCGTGGAGATTCTCGGCGAGGCCGATCATGCCAACAGCACCACCCACGGATTCGCCGAGGGCTCGGGACATTGGCAGAACGGCGCCGCGCACAGCGGTGAGTACGGCGGTACCTGGCACACGTACTCCGCCACGTGGACGCCAGAGGAGATCCGGTTCTATGTCGACGGCACCGAACACCACACGGTGGCCAAGGCCGATCTCAAGCCCGGCGAGGAATGGCCGTTCGAGAATCCGCAGCACGTGATCGTCAACCTAGCTGTGGGTGGCGATTGGCCGGGCTCGCCTGATGAGAGCACGTCGTTCCCGGCCGAACTCTTGATCGACTACATCCGTATTCACGACAGCACCATCATGCAGCGCGACTGA
- a CDS encoding AbrB/MazE/SpoVT family DNA-binding domain-containing protein: MTASAEPRYLGVQGRGTIALPVDVRRRLHLDEPGAQLEMTEREDGVIELRPALPVPADQRWFWTERWQEREREVDEHVAAGRVVVHESTDAFAEHLDALDGLDDE; encoded by the coding sequence ATGACTGCCTCAGCTGAACCTCGTTATCTCGGTGTCCAGGGACGCGGGACAATTGCGTTGCCTGTGGACGTGCGTCGTCGTTTGCACCTGGACGAGCCCGGTGCGCAGTTGGAAATGACCGAACGCGAAGACGGAGTCATTGAGTTGCGACCGGCGTTGCCGGTGCCCGCGGATCAACGGTGGTTCTGGACGGAGCGTTGGCAAGAACGTGAGCGCGAGGTCGACGAGCATGTCGCTGCTGGCCGTGTGGTCGTTCATGAGTCGACCGATGCGTTCGCGGAGCACCTGGACGCGCTCGACGGTCTCGATGACGAGTGA